A window of Festucalex cinctus isolate MCC-2025b chromosome 6, RoL_Fcin_1.0, whole genome shotgun sequence contains these coding sequences:
- the chrnb3a gene encoding neuronal acetylcholine receptor subunit beta-3a, protein MKFVLVVLCSLMTADKVAGQAQDEFVSLAELEDSLLRNLFRGYQKWVRPVQHANDTITVRFGLKISQLVDVDVKNQLMTTNVWLWQEWIDVKLKWNPDEYGGITSIRVPSETLWLPDIVLYENADGRFEGSLMTKAIVRWDGTITWTPPASYKSSCTMDVTFFPFDRQNCSMKFGSWTYDGNMVDLVLVDHYVDRKDFFDNGEWEILNATGMKGSRRDGVYWYPFVTYSFILKRLPLFYTLFLIIPCLGLSFLTVLVFYLPSDEGEKLSLSTSVLVSLTVFLLVIEEIIPSSSKVIPLIGEYLLFIMIFVTFSIIVTVFVINVHHRSSATYHPMAPWVKTLFLQRLPRLLCMRGHTDRYHYSDSEMSSPELKPRRGFGRKGASGQQRGKDEENQAWLAMLEKATHSVRYISRHIRKEHFIREVVQDWKFVAQVLDRIFLWAFLTVSILGTVLIFTPALQMYLSSP, encoded by the exons CTCAAGATGAGTTTGTGTCGCTGGCCGAGTTGGAAGATTCTTTACTGAGGAATCTGTTCCGAGGTTATCAGAAGTGGGTTCGGCCTGTGCAGCATGCCAATGACACCATTACTGTGCGCTTTGGACTTAAGATCTCACAACTGGTGGATGTG GATGTGAAGAACCAACTGATGACTACAAATGTCTGGCTTTGGCAG gAATGGATCGATGTCAAGCTGAAATGGAATCCAGATGAATATGGTGGCATTACATCCATCCGAGTACCTTCAGAGACTTTATGGCTGCCAGACATTGTCTTGTATGAAAA CGCGGATGGTCGTTTTGAGGGTTCCCTGATGACGAAAGCCATCGTTCGGTGGGATGGGACGATAACGTGGACCCCGCCTGCCAGCTACAAGTCCTCTTGCACCATGGATGTCACCTTCTTTCCTTTTGACCGCCAAAACTGCTCCATGAAGTTTGGCTCCTGGACTTACGACGGCAATATGGTTGATCTGGTTCTGGTGGATCATTATGTTGACCGCAAAGACTTCTTTGACAATGGCGAGTGGGAAATCCTCAATGCAACAGGAATGAAGGGAAGCAGGAGGGATGGCGTGTACTGGTACCCTTTTGTAACTTACTCCTTCATCCTCAAGAGGTTGCCCTTGTTCTACACCCTCTTCCTCATCATCCCGTGCCTCGGTCTGTCCTTCCTGACTGTGCTGGTCTTCTATTTACCGTCAGATGAAGGAGAGAAACTGTCACTTTCCACATCTGTGTTGGTGTCACTCACTGTCTTCCTCCTGGTCATAGAGGAAATCATCCCTTCGTCCTCAAAG GTGATCCCACTAATTGGAGAATACTTGCTATTTATTATGATCTTCGTCACCTTCTCCATTATTGTAACCGTTTTCGTCATTAATGTCCATCATCGCTCCTCTGCAACCTACCATCCCATGGCCCCCTGGGTGAAGACACTCTTCCTTCAGAGACTGCCCAGGCTGCTGTGTATGCGGGGGCACActgacag ATACCACTACTCGGATAGCGAGATGAGTAGTCCTGAGCTGAAACCTCGAAGAGGTTTCGGAAGGAAGGGGGCTTCTGGACAGCAGAGAGGTAAGGACGAGGAAAATCAAGCCTGGCTTGCCATGCTGGAGAAGGCCACACATTCTGTTCGCTACATCAGTCGTCACATCAGGAAGGAGCATTTCATCCGTGAG GTTGTACAAGACTGGAAGTTTGTGGCTCAGGTGCTGGATAGGATTTTCCTGTGGGCCTTCCTCACTGTGTCGATATTAGGAACAGTCCTCATCTTCACACCAGCCTTGCAGATGTACCTCAGCTCACCTTAA